Proteins co-encoded in one Ponticoccus alexandrii genomic window:
- the yajC gene encoding preprotein translocase subunit YajC — MDPAALGQFVPLILIFAIMWFLLIRPQQKKIKDHQKMVEALRRGDQVVTQGGIIGKVSKVKDNNEIEVEVAEGVRLRVVKSTVAQVLSKTEPAEG; from the coding sequence ATGGATCCCGCCGCACTCGGCCAGTTTGTCCCTCTTATCCTGATTTTCGCCATCATGTGGTTCCTGCTGATCCGTCCCCAGCAGAAGAAGATCAAAGACCACCAGAAAATGGTCGAGGCGCTGCGCCGGGGCGATCAGGTGGTGACGCAGGGTGGCATCATCGGCAAGGTGTCGAAGGTCAAGGACAACAACGAGATTGAGGTCGAGGTCGCCGAGGGCGTGCGCCTTCGCGTGGTCAAGTCGACCGTCGCGCAGGTCCTGTCCAAGACCGAGCCCGCCGAGGGCTGA
- the secD gene encoding protein translocase subunit SecD: MLQIDSWKRVLIWSTLVVGIAFAAPNLFYGRVEGHNDAVKAIEAGADTSENREAASAWPSWLPSGLVNLGLDLRGGAHLLAEVQVSDVYAARMESLWPEVRDVLRDERATVGTIRLQDGPPDELRVRISEPGGMERAIELVRGLSTPVVSLTGQGTRDIEVFGDGSDLVVTLSEAERQAIDERTLQQTLEIVRRRIDEVGTREPTIQRQGGDRVLIQVPGLGSAQELKDLIGTTAQLTFQPVISRTGSANDNPGVGNEVVPSLDEEGVFYILEQAPVVTGEELVDARPDFDQNGRPAVSFRFNPSGGRKFGDYTAANIGSPFAIVLDNEVISAPVIQSHISGGSGIITGNFTVEESTNLAVLLRAGALPAGLDFLEERTIGPELGQDSIDAGKIATMVAFAAVLVFMVLSYGLFGVFANIALILNIGLMFGFLSSFGATLTLPGIAGIVLTVGMAVDANVLVFERIREELKTARGPARAIELGYEKALSAIVDANITTFITAVILYVMGAGPVRGFAVTLGVGILTSVFTAIFVTRLLIVMWFERRRPKTIEV, encoded by the coding sequence ATGCTGCAAATCGACTCCTGGAAGCGCGTGCTGATCTGGTCGACCCTTGTGGTCGGGATCGCCTTTGCCGCGCCCAACCTGTTCTATGGCCGTGTCGAGGGCCACAATGACGCCGTGAAGGCCATCGAGGCCGGCGCCGACACCTCGGAGAACCGCGAGGCGGCTTCGGCCTGGCCTTCGTGGCTGCCGTCGGGGCTGGTCAACCTCGGGCTCGACCTGAGGGGCGGCGCGCATCTTCTGGCCGAGGTGCAGGTCTCGGACGTCTATGCCGCGCGGATGGAGTCGCTTTGGCCCGAGGTGCGCGACGTCCTGCGGGACGAGCGCGCCACGGTCGGCACCATCCGCCTTCAGGACGGGCCGCCCGACGAGCTGCGCGTGCGCATTTCGGAACCCGGGGGCATGGAGCGCGCCATCGAACTTGTGCGCGGGCTGTCCACTCCGGTGGTGTCGCTGACCGGCCAGGGGACTCGGGACATCGAGGTCTTCGGCGACGGGTCGGACCTTGTCGTCACCCTGTCCGAGGCAGAGCGGCAGGCCATCGACGAACGCACCCTGCAACAGACGCTGGAGATCGTGCGCCGCCGGATCGACGAGGTCGGCACGCGCGAACCCACGATCCAGCGGCAGGGCGGCGACCGCGTGCTGATCCAGGTACCCGGGCTGGGCTCTGCTCAGGAACTCAAGGACCTGATCGGCACCACCGCGCAGCTGACCTTCCAGCCGGTCATCAGCCGCACCGGCAGCGCAAATGACAATCCCGGCGTCGGCAACGAAGTTGTGCCCTCGCTGGACGAAGAAGGCGTCTTCTACATCCTCGAACAGGCCCCCGTCGTCACCGGCGAGGAACTGGTCGATGCGCGCCCCGACTTCGACCAGAACGGGCGGCCTGCGGTGTCCTTCCGCTTCAACCCATCGGGCGGGCGCAAGTTCGGCGACTACACGGCGGCCAATATCGGCAGCCCCTTCGCCATCGTGCTCGACAACGAGGTGATTTCGGCCCCCGTGATCCAGAGCCATATCTCGGGCGGGTCGGGCATCATCACCGGCAATTTCACCGTCGAGGAATCGACGAACCTTGCAGTGCTGCTCCGCGCGGGCGCGCTGCCGGCCGGGCTCGACTTCCTCGAAGAGCGCACCATCGGCCCGGAACTGGGACAGGACAGCATCGACGCGGGCAAGATCGCCACCATGGTGGCCTTCGCGGCGGTGCTGGTCTTCATGGTGCTCAGCTACGGGCTCTTCGGCGTCTTCGCCAATATCGCGCTGATCCTGAACATCGGTTTGATGTTCGGCTTCCTCAGCAGTTTCGGCGCCACGCTGACGCTGCCGGGGATCGCGGGCATCGTGCTGACCGTCGGCATGGCGGTGGACGCCAACGTGCTGGTCTTCGAGCGCATCCGCGAGGAACTGAAGACCGCGCGCGGCCCGGCCCGCGCCATCGAACTGGGCTACGAAAAGGCGCTCTCGGCCATCGTCGACGCCAATATCACCACCTTCATCACCGCCGTGATCCTTTACGTCATGGGTGCCGGTCCGGTGCGCGGCTTTGCCGTGACGCTGGGCGTGGGCATCCTGACCTCGGTCTTCACGGCGATCTTCGTGACGCGGCTGCTGATCGTGATGTGGTTCGAACGCCGCCGCCCCAAGACGATCGAGGTGTGA